One Deinococcus grandis DNA window includes the following coding sequences:
- a CDS encoding helix-turn-helix transcriptional regulator: protein MTTPAPWTFLTNHTHVLLCLQQHPGDTLREVATRVGITERAVQRIVRDLEDAGVLTRERQGRRNTYHLQPSTPLRHPLEAHHTVGELLDLLR from the coding sequence ATGACCACGCCCGCCCCGTGGACCTTCCTCACCAACCACACCCACGTCCTGCTGTGCCTCCAGCAGCACCCAGGCGACACCCTCCGCGAAGTCGCCACCCGCGTCGGCATCACCGAACGCGCCGTGCAACGCATCGTCCGCGACCTCGAAGACGCCGGCGTCCTCACCCGCGAACGCCAGGGCCGCCGCAACACCTACCACCTCCAGCCCAGCACCCCCCTGCGCCACCCCCTCGAAGCGCACCACACCGTCGGCGAACTCCTCGACCTGCTCCGCTAG
- a CDS encoding DinB family protein yields the protein MTSTLLTDRPGFTPMIARLVGMMTYTRETTLEAVQGWTPEELDLIPDGHANSAGMLLAHMAAVERIYQLISDGHPDPDSALEAHHWPGLNLGQQGRAEVRGRPLRHYLEELARVRAGTLELLAARDDAWLDEPLPFWGGTGNRHFMWFHVFEDEINHRGQLRLLRRHQPGLQGLGLTGAWLEPLADGRGVRCRMVHEGSPAEQAGLRGGDEIVAIDGVDVQAAYFHELRLGAAPGVSSTFTVRRDDGTQDVTVTRVARPG from the coding sequence TCACGGACCGGCCCGGTTTCACGCCCATGATCGCCCGCCTGGTCGGCATGATGACCTACACGCGCGAGACGACCCTGGAGGCCGTGCAGGGCTGGACGCCAGAGGAACTGGACCTGATTCCGGACGGGCACGCGAACAGCGCCGGGATGCTGCTGGCGCACATGGCGGCGGTGGAGCGCATCTACCAGCTGATCAGTGACGGGCACCCGGACCCGGATTCAGCGCTGGAAGCCCACCACTGGCCGGGCCTGAACCTCGGGCAGCAGGGCCGCGCGGAGGTCCGGGGGCGGCCCCTGCGGCACTACCTGGAGGAACTGGCCCGCGTGCGCGCCGGAACGCTGGAACTCCTGGCCGCGCGGGACGACGCATGGCTGGACGAACCCCTCCCCTTCTGGGGGGGCACGGGCAACCGGCACTTCATGTGGTTCCACGTGTTCGAGGACGAGATCAACCACCGGGGCCAGCTGCGGCTGCTGCGGCGGCACCAGCCGGGGTTACAGGGGCTGGGCCTGACGGGCGCATGGCTGGAACCACTCGCGGACGGGCGGGGCGTGCGCTGCCGCATGGTGCATGAGGGCAGCCCGGCCGAACAGGCAGGCCTGCGCGGCGGGGACGAGATCGTCGCCATCGACGGGGTGGACGTGCAGGCCGCCTACTTTCACGAGTTGCGGCTGGGAGCCGCGCCGGGCGTGAGCAGCACCTTCACGGTCCGGCGCGATGACGGCACGCAGGACGTGACCGTCACGCGCGTGGCGCGGCCCGGCTGA